The sequence tgataccttccccgatgagcatgtattggtcGCTTCTTATGACCTGATTCCATGTTTCGCcgattttgcgaattatcttgctagtgatatagtcccatcggacttgtcctttcatcagtGGAAAATGTTCATGCATGATATGAAATCTTCTTTTGGGATGCGCCTTACTTATACTGGAGTTTGCTGAAGGGCTTATTCGCCGTTGTCTGCCGTAAGTTGAGATGCTATGTTTTTTGGAGGCATTTCATTCCTCGCCTTTGGATGGGAGTAATACTGGTATCCAGACTATCCATAAGATCTTgcagtgtgggtactattggcGAACCATCCACCAatatgctcatgagttcgccaaagCGTGTGATAGGTGCCACAGAGATGGAGATATTTCGTGAAGGCAAGAGCTCCGTTTAACCCCATTCTAGTGATcgagttatttgatgtatggggcattgactttatgggacCATTTGTGAGCTCTCATGTgatgaaatatattcttgtggTGGTGTATTATGTGTCAATATGGGTAGATGCCATAGCTCTTGCCAACAATGAAgagaagagtgtcaccgcgttattgaaaaagaacatattttctagatttggcaCACATAGGGCCATTaatagtgatgggggatcctacttttgcaacaagttattaaagggttattggagaaatagggggttcgccataatgtagCCACTCTGTTCCATCCACAAACTAGTGGGATAGTTGAGGTGTCCAACAAAGAAATCAAGGATATCCTATcaaaaacggtgaatgctaatagaacggattggttaatgaggcttgatgatgctctgtGGGCATACCCAacagcatacaagactcccataggtatgtctccttaaaacttgtatatgggaaggcttgtcacttgccgATTGAGTTAGAGCACAAGGCCATGTGGGCGATAAAGAAACTGAAGacggattggaatgaagcagtggAGCAGAAACTTAAttggttgaatgagcttgataaCTTTCTcctaaaagcatatgaaagttcagccctctacaaagagaagatgaataAGTACCACGACCAAAAGATTTGGAAACACAAAGTTGTAGTTGGGGATTTGGTACTTATGTTTAACTCTAGGCTATGCTTGTTttcgggcaaactcaagtccaaatggacaggtccattcttgatcactAAAGTGTTCCCACATAAAGTGGTTGAGTTGGAAAATAAGGAGGGTGCAAGGTTCATGGTGAACGGGAAGCGAATCAAGATCTACCTAGGGCATGCGGAGAGTgcccatgaagtggttgaggcatatTACCTTGATGAAGCTTGATTAATCCAGGTTTTAGCGTCGttccgcgacattaaatcaagcactttttgggaggcaaccaatgtgtatcctctagccaacaataagtttttcttttctttgtacgaatagttgcattattttgttTCTCCTTAATTTACTCAATGTCatgtgtaattttattttatagtttttagactgttggctagagagtagtttagggTCCATGTAACAGAGTgtccagaaaacacaaaaagaattgCTTAATGGTTGTTAAATGTGCAAGCATCAAACGACAAGAATTCTGCAAAAATTTGTCTGGTGCACAGATCTACGGACCAATCGGCGGGCCGCCGAtacatcgatggaccgtcgatggtttCTGTAGGTCCCAGGTATGTTTTAAAAGTTCGTCTAAGATATGGAACAACTGACGGAACcatagacggaccgtcgacaGGGTACCGTCGACAGGGTACCGTCATGTTCACAAAAATTAGTGACCCGACCTGACCCGACCAGCTATAAAGATCATAAATGTTCATTTACCCTCCCACACCTTTTCAAATTTCCCTCAACCTTTTGCCTCCCTTATACCCTTAATTCCCCATTAACTCCCACAATCACCCACTCAAATTTTCTTGAGATTTTCAAGCCTCTCCTAGAATCTCCGAAACCTAACCTCCTCAGTTCCTCCTCCATTTTCATTGTTTCTCCGGTCGGTGTTTGAAGCAGGCACATAGGTTTGTGTTGCAAAATCACCCGCTCATTTCACCTAACTACAACTTACAAGTATTTCATGTTCCTTTATTCAATGAATTCTCGTTCATTTGCTTGTggaatcaaatatatttttatgtgggtcttgacttaAGGACTAATTTGAATGTTAATCTTGTTTAAAAAAATCGGGCTCTATGTCCCttagaatgatagaaagtgaCTAGGTTGGGGGTGGAATCTATGTACAATCtactttttgttgtttttccaaCTTAGGGATTGTTAATCTCTTAGAAATCATGGTTGAAATTGGGAAAATTGAAGCCATAGGGATGACAAAGTGGGTTTTTGCTTGTTATTGCATGTTGGATGAACTAGTGTTGCTTGAAATTATTCAATTATAGGGTAAAACCAAGTCCTAAATCCTGGCTGACCAACCGAACGAGACCCTGTCTATGGATCCTCGGTTGATCGATCGACCGTTGATGCGGTCCATCAATGGTTCACCCCTGAAAACTGCTAAGTGTGGAACGATagaagtggactacggtccgtcgCCTAATCGACGGGCCATTCTGCACGTTCGTTCGTTTCTAACTAAAAGTTTTGTGGAAAGATGACTTCTGAAATTTTCCAAGTGTCCGCTAACGAGCAGTATCGACAGGCCATCGATAATGTCTGTCTCCCAATTCTACAGTTCTGCACTTGACTGTGTCTTGTATTTccaaattttgttttacttgtatTGCTTGTATGGATTGATTCCAACGAGACTAATACGGTATTTTTCAGGTACTTATGGCCCCAAAACAAGACATCGTCTATTCTAGGGAGAGGTGCAAGTCCGTGGCACCATCTGGGCGCCTGATTGACTCGCCGATGATGAGAGGGACACCGAATATGTGCCCTCAAGCACCCAGACCCTAACACCAGCTGCTAGAGCCTCTAGGGGCACTCCACAGAAAGTGGTGCCCGGCGTAGTAACTACTTCCCAGTCTCATGAGGAGTGCATACTGACCAACACAGTGTCTGGGCCTACCTCGGGTTCTAAGGGAGTTCCTGGCTCCGAAGAGTCTTCCGGTTCTGCGTCGGCCCACTCTTCAGTGTCGAATGAGGCCACTGCATCCTGTTCCAGATCACAGGGAGCCACTCTCTCGGATGTGCCTTCCCACCATGCCTCTTCTGATGAGGTCCAATGTTTGGAGTATGATCCGTCACCCTAACATGAGGTCCCTGCAGCGGTCGCTGATGAGCCTAACAGGTTGTGCATAGATGGACAGTACCAGGTTTACAGGGATGCAAAGATGCTGATCCATAAGGGGGTGATGACTGGAATGCTGACAGTTGAGCAGCGGGTTCTTATAGAGAGCCTACACACAGTCCATGCGGTACATGATTTGTTCACCCGTCACCGACTTTAGTGGACGGATAGAATTGTGGGGCCTTACAATGAAGATGgtgcgagagttctacgcctcttaaATGGCGGCTCTCCGAGATCCTTTGGACAGACCATCAAACCCCGTCAAATAGGCACCGCTCATATATGTTCGAGTTCGAGGCTGCCGGGTGAATATTTCTCCTCCTACCATCCGCCGCTTCCTATATGCTAGGGACACTGACGCTTAAAGGGTCCCCCTCACCCTAGAGTTTTACTACAGGCGGGACGTGCTGAAGAGTTGTCATTTTAAGAGGAGTAGTGAATTGAGAGagtccaccaagaggtggattgcaCAACGGTTCTCCTTTGACGGTCAGGGAGCAGATCGGGTTTTGGACACCAGAGGCCTTAttaagaaggccaacctcacattTGCAGCGAAGTTTTTCTGGATATAAGTCCGCCACCGCCTATCCCCTACGGCTGTAGATAATGTACTCACTTGAGATAGGGCGGTCTTGGTAACAGCTTTGGTAGATGGTTTGGAGATTGATTTCGCCATGTTGTCGATCTCCGTTATCCATGAGAGGGTGTTTAGGGCATCTACTATATACCCGTTTGCATGTATGATTTTCTAGTTGAGCATGGATGCTGGAGTGCCCATTTGGCACAGAGATATCCTCCGTAATCCTACCAGGGCAGTTGATATCGGTATCATtcgggatgaggccaatgtggCCGTACCACGACAAGGGCCAAAATTTGATGTGCAGCCGCTAGGTGAGAACTTGGCAGATATGGTAGAGCAAGCCCAAAGTTTTTATCATGCCACTTCAGAGCCTACGGATACCACCACAGTTGAGTCTTCCCCTAGCACTAGTAGGACACTGACTTCCTCCCGGTCTACGTCCCTATCAACAGCACTGGTCACtattgctagggtccagaagttAGAGGCCCAGATGGCCACCTTACTGCATCATATCCAACCTTCGATGCATAAGTCCGTTGCGGAGGCTGAGGACTGAATTGAGAAGAAGGTAGCTCTGCAGACGGAGAGGATGATTAAGGCGGTCCACCAGCGCCTCGATGCTTTTGAGTTAAGATTCCTAGCACACCCAGCCCCCGTGTTTGACGAATTTTAAGGCGGCTGTGTCCTAGTATGCGTCTCATGTTGATGCTTTAATAGATGTGAGAGTACCCAAGCCTAAGTCTCCACCTGCGGAGCTTGAGGAGGATACAGTGCTTGCTGCACTGTTCACTACCACCACTGCAACGTTGCCTCCGCCAGgtgagcatgccaagaggcaccATTCAAGCCTCACTAGTGACAATGAAGAGGCTGGGGATTAGAAGAAGGAGCATACAAATATAGAGGCTGCGACGAGAGCCTCATTGGTTGATGAGGAGGCCCGGCAGAGGAGTGCTCGTGAGTTAGCTGTTGGGGTTTCCAGCTCTAGAGTGAAGGTTGTTGAGAGGAGCACCACTGAGGGTGCAGATATTGCTGTGGGCACCACTGATGGTGTCCCTACTACTGAGGGAGTGGATTCTAGGGAACCGTACCAGCCTGCTTGTTGATCTTCGGCACTATGCGCCTCAGGTTTACTTCACCTACTAccctttctttattttattatgcatTGGGGgtaattgcatgtttttttgttaggagtggggtaaatggaaagtgagttctAGGGTGAATTCTGAGTATCCCAACTCACGCTCCTCTCCTTGTGGTTTTCTTGCGTGTGtcttttgccccaagagactgattactttacTATTGAACCGCCATGTAGtatcttgtacaaagtatgaatgaGAAATCCGAAGCATTATGGCTAGATATGAATGATATCCCTTTCTAAAAAGAATTcttgcatgactaggcataatgaatgttgaatgtgttggctctaagcatgacatagagatgcacGACTGCATGAACCTTAATCTAACACTCGAACTAGGTGCCCGATAATCTGATAGGTAATGAGgtgtcaagagagtgtgaggaaatttcattgttttactgttggtactgagctagaactttccCCGTTAGTCCTGCAACAGGAAATATGTGTTAGACATTTAAGAAAAGATCAGAGGCCCTTTTTCAAATTAgtcaatctttagcctaaataaaagaaaacccaaTGAAATTGAtcccttttttatccaaatattatGAGCTTacaatagacctttcttttctacccCAAACATCTTAcctgagaataatgtgttggccctggtccctccttggacatgtgcacctcaacttaggcaAAAAGCATAaattgagggtggctaatacaGAAACTGACCTCGTCTTGGCCCTGACCAAAaattgggtattgtgtacctcgaATCATGTcaaagccataagttgagggtggctattatgagtaatGTCCCAAAAACTGGGGATGAAAAGATTAAtgtggaaaaagaaaagaaatagtgaATAAGAGAAGTGACTCAGTCAAAGCCATtatccaataaaaaaataaaaataaaaaaataaaagagaaaaagagtgtttaagaaaaataaattagagtCATTTCTACAAATAGAGAATGAAAGGAGAAACAAGGCAAAAAGTACAAGAAAAGGTAAAGTAGTGCATAATAGACGATGAAAGAGGAATGATTCTTAgccgtaatgtcaaggagggaaacaagtcactaaaatgtacccatatgtaCCAAACCTGACCCGGAGCCTTCGATACAaaccaagaaagtcctatcgttattctaagagtctaatatggtgaacttaagcagtgaaaataagggcaagcctatgacGACTAGTATCTACTAGGTGTGAAATTGTTTTGAGTGTGAGTGTTGAATATTGGTCCTTatactcaaatttgaaatcaatGTGCAAAAAAGAggatatttgaagtgagggcactagtttCAATATTGGAAaattggtaccttggtgagagataATAGTAGATGTGTCATttcatggtgagtctgtgtcatgttctgatccacATGAATGAACTTAGTGAGCCTAAAAGTAAACACATGCACTAAAGCAATGAAAGAAGTCAGGATTGATAGTCATATGATTACGAAGGCTTAaaaaaggataattttgtacaaaagtgttgtggtgagtcatagtgcatcgcttgaggacaaacaacgaatttaagttgagggtgttgatgtaccgtggtttcatggtactttcaatgctttttccttaagtttattgTGTGTCTagggcctttttgtattaaatttaatgtatttttatctgTATTTTGCaagaaagttgtccaaaacaTAAACACAGAAGGTTGTGCAGAAGTGACCCACGAAGGCATCGATGGCCCGTcatcccatcgacggaccgtaggtgctGATCGTCGATTGAAGGTTCAAGCATCTAGAAGAAACCcggggaattctgactaagtgtgggctACGAAagaatcgacggaccgtcctggcaAAACATTGATCAGATCATAGAGATGTCCCAGTATTCGGTGttgaagaaaagctaagtatggaacgatgAGAAACATCGATGGCCTGTAAGTgaatcgacggaccgtgatgATGGTTCATCGATTGGAtcaaataagatacaaaagtgAGGGTTGAAGAAAAAGCTAAGCCTAGATCGACGGAGGCAGTCGAAGGTTCGTcattccatcgacggaccgtctgtgggGTCGTCGATTAAAGCtgcttttttttataaaatttccttcattattttccttttattttaggacaaTGTCTTTATAAATAGCGTGTAAAACCTCGTTTTCGATGTTcgattctttattatttttcatatttttgttcttggagattttaCTTTGCAACTTGGGCAATTAATTCAAGTTTGCGGAATTGATTTTCAAGTGAATATTGTTGTTTCATGtataatttcttgattttcttcaaacttgtgaaactaagttcatgatttattattcaaaaaatatgaattgtgttattctaagcatgggtaactaaatccacaactagggttgtgggaaccatgagtaattaacaaaataagcCTATCTAATTAACAATTGTTAACTAGGTTATTCCACGcatcgataattctttcgtCTAGAAGACTTTTTAATGAGTCCACGCGTTATAGCTCGCCTTATTACTATTAGCCGGACCAAGGGGGTAGTtgataggaaaataattattgacatGGATTTAGTGGatgctatctaataggctagttccgattggtgcgaagtaataactaagtcaaatatcgaatatgatgctcaatataaagaaaaggcAAGGGTTAGTAACTAATTCTCTAAATGTCGGACCaatgatttagagatacataacttattactTTGTATGCAAAACCTTAGGAAAGAATTCTTATAAGCTAGGATTATGGCGTTATGAAACTATAatgaacacttacaccctagtttctctcacaacttgatcAATACAAATAATTCACTCTTGCTACTTGTTAGATTTCACAACATTGCAACACTTTTTGtttcacaacccccccccctAATTACTAGTTTTCGGAAGGACTTGAATAAATAAAGGTAACCgtacattaaagttaagtctaaatcattttcctcgtggtaTCGATctcaacctaatagttgggttcttccTTGACACTactgcttatacttctttagggaagtgtaatttgagcgcATCAACTATTTCCAGATAAACTTCCtccaactttaaaaaaatgaaatacgaTGAAACAATTCTAAAAATATAGAAGTCTAAAATTTCAAATAGATACTACTCTTCATTAGCCTCCTGAGACTTATCATTCTTATCACCCTTTCTCTACTTATCGGGTTAATAATTCTCATCACCCTTCTTATTAGATCCATCACTGCTGGCCGGACATGGAGGAAGAATTTTTccaaattcaaaaagaaaagttagtTTGGCCTAAAGCATTGCATACCTTTTATCTATAATAATGATTAAAACTAGCAAGGGTTTAATTACACTTTATTCTAACTTATTTCAACGACTAAAATACATTAAGTCTAACTGGTTTTGAATTAATTTCATCAACtaaattcaccaactaaaccacattatttatttaaaattatttgaacaaCTAAACAACTTTAACTATTactagttttgacttaattctaACAACCAAActacattatttatttgaacttattttaacaACTTTaacactaattattttttacttaattccaacaactaaaTGCTCCAACTAAACCACACTatttatttgaacttatttaaACAGCTTTAACTCTAACTAGTTCTGACTTACTTTCAATAACtaaattcaccaactaaaccacattatttaattaaacttatttaaacaaataaacaactTTAACACTAACTCGTTTTgactttatttcaaaaataagcAACTTCATAGCCCTAACTACTTTTGAGTTACTTCCAAcaactatttttataaaataaaaataaaaaacaggCCATATACCCTTTTTTTCAACATAACAAAGATTTGTACAAGACCAGGCCTAAAAGTGACATGGCCCAAAAGTACAAATTGGAAATAAGTCAAAAGACTATGATAAAGAAATGGAAAGGTCACATTGAAATTTTCTGATATGATTATACTGGAAAGCTGGCCATGGAGGAAATATGTCGTCATTTTCTGCAGTCCAGGAGAAAGCAAACCAGTTCTTGTCATCGTCCATCTTCACTTCTAGCTAAAgtgaaaaggaaaataaatctTCTGTCTCGCAATAGGATTTAGGAAACTCAGAGCTACTAAAAAGAAAGTCGCATTAGGTAATAAATTACCAGATTCCAGATCTATTGATTTCGTCACTTTGCATACAAAAGAACCTTTCTATTGCTGAAGTGTTGGAATAAAACAATTGACAAACAACTCTATTATATTGCATAAATTTTCCAGACCAAAATTTAAAGGATTGAATCACAAAAGATATTAATATAACCATCTAAATTTGTTATAAAAACTAAATCACAAATTTTAGAGTACAATCTTGAAAGGTATGAGATCATGTAGTTTCTCTTAATATTCGAAAGACAAGATGAGAAAGTATCGATTAAAACAATCCTATAGTATCATTAATAATGTCTTAATTGTGTATTTGTAATTGGACACCTCAAAGCTCCCATAATGTGCGAAACACATAAACCATAACGaagggcccgtttggccataAATTTTGCAAGTAAAACTTGGGAAAAAActtgttaaattttgtttgtccatacacttttttattatttggcaaatttttttggcaaattttccaaattcccaaatactagaaaaaactagtatttgggccaaatttcattatttgggaagttttagaaattcaatttttacccttaactttttattttacaaaaataatatatttattgacaCCAACCAATTCAATTAGCACAATGTTTCCTTCTACATgcattctttttatttcatacattCCTTTGTTACAGtt comes from Solanum pennellii chromosome 1, SPENNV200 and encodes:
- the LOC107019092 gene encoding uncharacterized protein LOC107019092; amino-acid sequence: MWAIKKLKTDWNEAVEQKLNWLNELDNFLLKAYESSALYKEKMNKYHDQKIWKHKVVVGDLVLMFNSRLCLFSGKLKSKWTGPFLITKVFPHKVVELENKEGARFMVNGKRIKIYLGHAESAHEVVEAYYLDEA